The sequence AGTTGAAAATCTTTTGTAGATGCTCTAATCCAACTTGTAATCTCAGGAAATTGATAACCCTTTTCCATACATTTATAAACTGCATCACGATCTTTTTTGCCGTATAAGAAAAATTCACTTTGACGAACAATACCTTTTGGTCCACCTAAATGATGCAGATAATCAAATATTTTAACTATTTGTTCTGTTGTATAAGGTTCCCTTGACTGTTGACCATCTCTAAAAGTAGTATCTGTAATCCAAATCTCATCTGGCATATTTATAGGTACCAAACGATGATTAAATGCTATTTTAGGTGGTTCATTATATGGGAATAAATTACGAAACATATTTGGTTCCTTTACATCTTGTAAAGGATACTCAGTTTCTGTTCTTTCAATTAAGTTAGTTTTTTTACTAAAACCAAACATAAATGCCTCCTTATAGCTATAGTTCTAATTTAGAATCTAATACCTGCTTTTCTTAATTTGGAATATAAGTGATAAGCCCTAAGAATTGTTAAGATCTTTATCAAAGAAAATATAGCTAGTCTTTTTTACGCAAGATTACAATCTCATTCCTGCAACAATAGTATTATTGTATACAATTATACTATAATTGTCAATATAAGTTAACTTCATTTCATCATAATGCTAACCAAACTAACCCTATACAAACAGTTCTTAAGACCTGTTAATCAAATTTTATAGGTCTTCAGTATTAATTTGCATGTAATTTTATAACAAATATTGGTTTTTAGTGTCGAATTGTCTGTATTAATTTCATCTTTTCCACAATATCCACATACTTATTCACATTTTATTATTATATCTCAAAAAACTTGACACCATTCTCATATATACGGACAACTTTTTTACAGTATTTAACATTTTTTAACTTTTATTTGTATTTGAATTTTAAAGAATAAATTATGGGCTTGTATGAATATAATCTATTGAAGGGGGTTATTAAATGCTAGATAATAATAAAGATTATTATTTACTTAAAGATATTCCAGATGCTTTTAAACGTCATAGTTCGTTAGTAGAGACTATTAACTCTAAAAGATTCCAGGTCAATAAAAATACCAGCCATTCTAATAATGTAAAAAATCAAATAATAAATAGTAATAACAACAATGAAACTCTGTTAACTCTATTACTTTTACTTTTATTCTTAGATAATAATAATGCAAATTATAATACCCAAATTTTTTAAAGAAATTTCAAATTACATAATCACATTATTAAACCTCTTTTCATAATATGTATTATACCTTAACAAAAAAAACATATAGGTATCTAAGTTCTTAATTATTGAAAGGAGGATACAAGAATGGCAGGTTTCGCAGGTGGTCAATTTAATATTATCTTTTTATTCTTTTTCTTATTAATGTTTAACACAGGTGGCTTTTTAGGTGGAAAAGGTGCTTTAGCTGAAAATAGTATGTTCTTTGTATTAATAATTATTATGATGCTTTTCGGCGGCATAGGCTTTGGCATTTAACATTCCTTAATAAAAACCTTTTTAAATGTAACAATCACAAGTGCTTATTTTATAAAAAAAGTGGCTATGCTACATTATAAATGTTCTATTAAGCAAATAAAAATATTTAGTTTATTAAGAACAAAAACTCACCTAGGTCATACTGACCTAGGTTTTTATTATGATAATAATTTTTTTATATCTATCATTCCCCATCCTTGGTGAGATTGAATGAATCCCAAATCTACAGTAGATTCTTTTAACTTCAGTTTTATATCTCGATTACTAATATTTCTATGTCTTGATAAAAGTAACGCAACAGCTCCTGAAATAATTGGAGTTGCCATAGAGGTACCACTTTTTGTTGTGTAACCAACATCTTGAATAACGCCACTCTTATATTTTTTGTCTGTATTACAAGAAACAATGTTAGAGCCTGGTGCTATTACATCAGGTTTTTTTATGCAATTACTCGTTGGTCCTCTACCAGAATAATTTGTTATATTCTCACCAAAAATATTTACAGTCTCTTTATCATCTGAAGATCCAACTGTAATAATTTTTCTACTAATCCCTGGTGTCGTTATGGACATAGTTCTAGGACCATTGTTACCTGCTGCAACGATTACCACTAAATTATTATCCCAAACTGCATCAACACCTCTAACTAAAGCCGAGGTCTCTCCTTCTCCATCTTTATCTTCTGTTCCAACAGATATATTTACTACTTTTATATTGTATTTTTCTTTATTATCAATAACCCACTGCAAGCCTGCTAACACATCAGAAATATTACCTGCGCCTTTATCATCTAATACTTTAACGCCAATAAAGTGGCAATCTGGTGCAATTCCCATGTATTTTCCAGAGGAACTATATCCATCGCCACCAATAATACCAGTAACATGTGTCCCATGACCATTGTCATCATAGGGTTCGTTATGGTTATTAACAAAATCTTTAAAAGCAAGGATTCTATTTCTTCTTCCTGTTAAATCCTTATGTGGGTAAATCCCAGTATCCAAAACAGCAACACCGATTCCCCTGCCTGTAATATTATTCTCAAGTGCCCATCTACAGTTAATACTCTCTCTAGCCACATTCATTTGAGCGGTTATATGTGCATCTTGCTCTACCTTTTTAATACCCTTTATATTCCTTAACTGACCAATTTTACTTTTTGGCACTTCTACAACATATGAATTGATCATAGGAAGTTTATATTTAACACTACCTATTCCTTGTATATGCTTCTCTTCATCATTGAAATCTGTTCCACTAACAATAACCTGAATTAATTCTTCCTTTTCACTTCCAAAAATTTTCCTATTTGTAATGTTCGCTGCAGTTACTTTTTTACTATTGCTTTTGTTATAACTACCTAATATAAAAGGTATCAAGTATATAAACATATTACTCATTTTAGATCACCCATCTTTTACTTTAATACATAGTATTCATTTATATATAATTTATTCACTGATATAGTAAAGAAATCCTACAAAGACAAACTCTTTAATCTTTAAATTTAAATGTCTAGGAAATGTTTTTTTAAAAAAACAAAAATTATTGTCAAGTATACAAGCTGTGGCTCATAATATAAATTGAAAGCAAATATATGGAGGAATGAATTATGGCTGATGTATCTTCAACTCAATTTGGTTTTGGTGGAGGATCTAACATTATTTTCTTGTTCTTTTTCTTATTATTATTTAACCAAGGCG comes from Natranaerovirga pectinivora and encodes:
- a CDS encoding S8 family peptidase; the encoded protein is MNVARESINCRWALENNITGRGIGVAVLDTGIYPHKDLTGRRNRILAFKDFVNNHNEPYDDNGHGTHVTGIIGGDGYSSSGKYMGIAPDCHFIGVKVLDDKGAGNISDVLAGLQWVIDNKEKYNIKVVNISVGTEDKDGEGETSALVRGVDAVWDNNLVVIVAAGNNGPRTMSITTPGISRKIITVGSSDDKETVNIFGENITNYSGRGPTSNCIKKPDVIAPGSNIVSCNTDKKYKSGVIQDVGYTTKSGTSMATPIISGAVALLLSRHRNISNRDIKLKLKESTVDLGFIQSHQGWGMIDIKKLLS